In Candidatus Aegiribacteria sp., a single window of DNA contains:
- a CDS encoding FtsX-like permease family protein, with protein MFGRLIRFAWHSIWKNRRRTVITGLAVGLGLAALMFTDALMVGMTRHMIDQTTNAWMGDAQIHRDGFRDTGRITLTINEPDSITQMLRTDSIVDAFTFRIISPASLQSTMEMKPVTMIGIDPETEPTVSMLEAAVDSGSYFSGDSTDLIIGYKLADDLDAGLGDLIVITAAEADSGLSSNLFFVTGICHFGSDDLDRYTAFININTAENMLGLEGRFHEIAIRFPDSELGMDESLPFWSRFSICGNKARGWAALATQVTAMLNMTKLSIVITAVILFGLVVFGIVNSLFMSVYERMYEFGVMKAVGTRPGTISVMVILEAFWLAVISMILGSIMGLIIIWITSKTGIDFGSIEVSGVIFDSAIHPILKWNGIWIYPFFTLLLTTAAGVYPGIHAGRLNAAEAMRKSL; from the coding sequence AGAAGAAGAACAGTAATCACAGGCCTGGCCGTCGGTCTCGGACTGGCAGCTCTGATGTTTACTGATGCCCTGATGGTCGGCATGACCAGGCATATGATAGATCAGACCACGAATGCATGGATGGGTGACGCGCAGATACACAGGGACGGTTTCAGAGATACCGGAAGGATAACTCTGACCATAAATGAACCAGATTCAATCACGCAAATGCTGAGGACGGATTCGATAGTGGATGCCTTTACCTTCCGGATAATCTCCCCTGCATCTCTCCAATCAACTATGGAGATGAAACCGGTAACAATGATAGGTATCGACCCTGAAACCGAACCAACAGTTTCAATGCTGGAAGCCGCCGTGGATTCCGGCAGTTACTTCAGCGGGGACAGCACCGATCTTATAATCGGATATAAGCTCGCGGATGATCTGGACGCCGGTCTTGGAGACCTGATCGTTATCACCGCCGCGGAAGCGGACAGCGGACTATCCAGTAATCTGTTCTTCGTAACGGGGATCTGCCATTTCGGAAGTGATGATCTCGACAGATATACCGCTTTTATCAATATCAATACAGCGGAAAACATGCTTGGCCTTGAAGGCAGATTTCATGAGATCGCAATTCGCTTTCCGGATTCAGAATTGGGAATGGACGAATCGCTCCCTTTCTGGAGCAGATTCTCTATCTGCGGAAACAAAGCCCGGGGCTGGGCAGCACTTGCCACACAGGTAACGGCAATGCTCAATATGACAAAACTGAGCATTGTTATTACAGCTGTAATCCTTTTCGGCCTTGTAGTTTTCGGAATTGTGAACTCCCTCTTCATGTCAGTTTACGAGCGGATGTACGAATTCGGAGTAATGAAGGCCGTAGGTACAAGACCGGGTACGATCAGCGTTATGGTAATACTGGAGGCATTCTGGCTTGCAGTGATCAGCATGATACTCGGTTCAATCATGGGATTAATAATCATATGGATCACATCGAAGACCGGTATCGATTTCGGCAGCATAGAGGTTTCCGGCGTAATATTCGACAGCGCAATACATCCGATTCTGAAATGGAACGGTATCTGGATATATCCGTTCTTCACGCTACTCCTGACAACGGCTGCTGGGGTCTATCCCGGTATCCATGCAGGAAGACTGAATGCTGCTGAAGCTATGAGAAAAAGCCTGTAA